The sequence below is a genomic window from Mycobacterium sp. ITM-2016-00316.
TCCGCGCCCTGGCCCGGTGATTCCGGAACCGTGTCATCAACGTGTGGTGCGCCCGCGATCACGGACGTCTGATGTCCATGATACGAGGTCAATCTGAGCCGTACCACCTACTTGGTACACGATTGTATGACGTACGGCACCAAAGTCGGTCATCACCTCACCCGCGCGACCACAACCCCCAACCGGGGCCCGATAATGAACCCCGACCGTGCGCACCGAACAAGACCGCGAAGGACACCCGTTGCCGACATATCTGGTGGATCTCTCGGCCGATGTGATGCGCCGGCGGCTACCCGAGGCACTGAGCGTCTACGTCGAGGCGATGCGCTATCCGCGCGGCACCGAGGAGCAGCGTGCGTCGATGTGGCTGGAACACACGCGCAGGGTGGGCTGGAAAGCCGTCGCAGCGCTCGACGGCGCCGAACTGCTCGGTGTCGCGTACGGCTACAGCGGGGCGCCCGATCAATGGTGGCAACAACAGGTCGTGCACGGCCTGCGCCGCATCGGCACCGATCCGGACCGGGCAGAGGCGCTGCTCGGCGACTATTTCGAGCTCACCGAACTGCACATCCACCCACGCGCCCAGGGGCACGGTCTCGGTGAGGCCCTGGCCCGCCGGCTGCTCGCTGGGCGCACCGAGGCACACGTGCTGCTGTCCACGCCGGAGATCAACGGTGAGGCAAACCGGGCCTGGCGGCTGTACCGCAGACTCGGGTTCGGCGATGTGATCCGCGACTACCACTTCGCCGGCGATCCCCGGGCCTTCGCCATCCTCGGCCGGTCGCTGCCCCTGGACTGACCGGGTCTGGCACGATTGCCAGGTGCATGCGCGCCCCCGCCGCCACCGGCTTCCCGCCCTGGTCCTGCTGCTGTTGATCCTCGTCCCACTGGCCGTCGGATGTGTCCGGGTGCGGGCCTCGATCACGGTGTCCCCCGATGACCGGGTGTCCGGTCAGATCGTCGCCGCCGCCATCCCCCGCGACGACGATGACAAGGGGCCCCAGTTGCTGAACTCCCTGCCGTTCAGCAACAAGGTGGCGGTCTCGAGGTACGAGCGCGGTGATTACGTCGGCTCCCAGGCGGTGTTCTCCGACCTGACCTTCGCCGAGTTGCCGCAGCTGGCGAACATGAACCGTGATGCCGCCGGGGTCGACATCTCCCTGCGGCGCGCCGGCAACCTGGTGATCCTCGAGGGACGGGTGGACCTCACCTCGCTGAGCGACCCCGAGGCCGACGTCTCGCTCAGTGTCTCCTTTCCCGGCGAGGTGACCTCCACCAATGGCGACCAGATATCGAGCGACGTCGTCGAATGGAAGCTCAAGCCCGGCGTCGTGACCACGATGAACGCCCAGGCCCGCTACACCGATCCCAGCGCGCGATCGTTCACCGGTGCGGCGATCTCGCTGGGCATCGGATCGCTGATCGTGGCGGGCATCCTCGCCTCGGTCGCCTGGGTGAGCCGCGACCAGTCCCCGAAGATCGGCGCCGACTGATACCGGCCACCGCGCACATTTGGCCTGACGACCGCATAATTGCGTGGTTGTAGGCGTGCCTGACTGCCAGGAGGCACCGGCCACGCTCTACGCTGAAGACGCTCGGGGGAGCAAATCGGGATCAGAAAGGGGCGACCGCTGAGCGTGTACACAGCGGCACCGTCGGCCGCCGAGTTGGTGAACGCCGTGGTCGAGCAGCTTCGGCAGTATCTGGCCGAACGCCGGCGCGATTCCGCCTACATCGGTCCCGAGTACGCCGAGCTGACGGCGGCCCTCGAAGAATTCGTCCTCCGCGGCGGCAAACGCGTGCGACCGGCCTTCGCCTACTGGGGCTGGCGGGCGGTGGCCGGCGAAGACCGGCAGTCCGACGCACAGGCCCTGCGGCTCTTCTCCGCGCTGGAACTGCTGCACGCCTGCGCGCTGGCCCACGACGACGTCATCGATGCGTCGGCGACCCGCCGCGGACTTCCGACCGTGCACCGGCATTTCGCCGACCGGCACCGCACCAACAGCTGGCTCGGCTCGTCCGAGCAGTTCGGCCTGTCGGCCGCGATCCTGCTCGGTGACCTGTCCCTGGTGTGGGCCGATGACATCGTCGCGACCGCCGACCTGCCCGCCGACGCACACGTCCGGGTGCACAAGGTGTGGGCCGATATCCGCACCGAGGTCCTGGGCGGGCAATACCTCGACATCGTGGCGGAATCCAGCGGTGCGGACTCGGTGGCGTCGGCGATGAACGTCAACACCTACAAGACCGCCTCCTACACGGTCTCGCGCCCGCTGCAGCTCGGAGCGGCCGCCGCGGCCGACCGCCCCGACGTGCAGGCCGTGTTCCACCAGATCGGCACCGACCTCGGCGTCGCCTTCCAGCTGCGCGATGACGTGCTCGGCGTGTTCGGCGATCCCCAGGTCACCGGGAAGCCGTCCGGAGACGACCTGCGTTCCGGCAAGCGCACCGTGTTGTTGGCCGAGGCGGTCGAACTCGCCGAACGCAGCGACCCGGCGGCGGCGAAGCTGCTGCGCGAGTCGATCGGCACCGAGCTGACCGATGTGGCCGTCAAAGAGGTGTGCATGGCCATCGAATCGGTCGGTGCGCTGGCCGCCGTGGAGAGCCGCATCGAAATGCTGAACCGCCGCGCCATCGCGACGCTCAACGAGGCCCAGATCGATCCGCAGGCCAAGATCGGCCTCGCCGAGCTGGCCAGTCTGGCGTCGAACCGGTCCGCCTGAGGAGATGACCACCCCGGCATCGGTCGAGTCCACGAGACGTGGTCTGCGCACGCAGCTTTCCCGGCTGCTGATCTTCGCCGCATCGCCCGAGGCGCGCCCGGCCCGGCTGGGTTTTCTCGGCGCGGCGCTCATCACCGCCGGCGGTCTCGGCGCGGGCAGCACCCGCCTGCACGATCCGCTGCTGGAGTCTCTGCACATGTCCTGGCTGCGTTTCGGCCACGGCCTGGTGCTGTCCTCGGTCCTGCTGTGGGGCGGCGTCGCGTTGATGTTGCTGGCCTGGATGTGGCTGGGGCGGCGCGTCGTCGATGGCACCGCGAGCCAGTACACGATGCTGGCGACCACCGGTTTCTGGTTGGCGCCGCTGCTGCTGAGCGCGCCGGTCTTCAGCCGCGACACCTATTCCTATCTGGCGCAGGGCGCGCTGCTGCGGGACGGTTTCGACCCCTACGTCGTCGGCCCGATCGAGAATCAGAACTCGCTGCTCGACGATGTGAGCCCGATCTGGACCACCACCACCGCCCCGTACGGTCCGGCGTTCATCCTGGTGGCGAAGTTCGTCACGATGATCGTCGGCAACAATGTCGTCGAGGGCACCATGCTGCTGCGGCTGTGCATGCTGCCCGGATTGGCCCTGCTGATCTGGGCGACGCCCCGGATCGCCCGCCATATCGGCGCCAACTCGGCTGCGGCCCTGTGGATCTGCGTGCTGAATCCGCTGGTGATCATCCACCTCATGGGCGGCGTGCACAACGAGATGCTGATGGTCGGGCTGATGATGGCCGCCATCGCGCTGACCTTCGGCGGCAGACCGATCATCGGGGTGGGGTTCATCGCCACCGCGGTCGCGGTCAAGGCGACCGCGGGTATCGCCCTGCCGTTCATGGTGTGGGTCTGGATGCGGCGACTGCGCGACACCCGCGGGTACCGTCCGGTGCCGGCCTTCGCCTTCGCGACCGCGGCGTCGGTGGCGATCTTCGGGGCGGTGTTCGCCGTGCTGTCCCTGCTGGCCGGGGTCGGCCTGGGTTGGCTGACCGCGCTGGCCGGTTCGGTGAAGATCATCAACTGGCTCACCCTGCCGACCGCGACGGCCAACCTGATCAACGCCGTCGGCGGGCTGGTCATGCCGGTCAATTTCTACGCGGTGCTCGAAGTCACCCGCATCATCGGCATCGCGATCATCGCGATCTCACTTCCGTTGTTGTGGTGGCGTTTCCGGCACACCGACCGCGATGCGCTGACCGGTATCACCCTGGCGCTCGGCGTGGTGGTGCTGTTCGTGCCCGCCGCGCTGCCCTGGTACTACACCTGGCCGCTGGCGGTGCTCTCGACGCTGTGGCAGAGCCGCGCCGCGATCGCGCTGATCGCCGGCTTCTCGACCTGGATCATGGTGATCTTCAAACCCGACGGCTCGCACGGCATGTACTCGTGGCTTCACGTGGCGCTGGCCACCGCGTGCGCGGTGGCGGCCTGGTACTCGCTGTCGCGGGCCCCGGAGGAACCTGCGGTCAGTAGGCCACGACCGGTGCCCGGTCAGTAGGCCACGACCGGTGCCCGGTCAGTAGGCCACGGCCGGTGCCCGGTCAGTAGGCCATAGCCTGCGCGCGCCGCAGCACCTCGCGGGCCTGATGGGAGCGCAACGCGTCCACCGGCCTGGCGTTCTCCAGGCGTTCGGTGCTGCCGTCCCGGCTCAGCGTCAGCGATGAATCCGGGGTGAACAACCAGCGCATCGCCTCGGTGACGTCGAAACCGCCGTCCTTGAGGACCACGAGCAGACCCGGAAGGGGTTTGACCACCGTGCCCTTCTCGTCGAAGAACACCTTCGGCACGACGAGGGAGCCATTGCGGCGCACCGCCATCAAGTGACCGTCGCGCAGATGCTGGTGCACCTTGGTGACCGAGACGCCGAGAAGCTTCGACACCTCGGCCAGTTCGAGGACGGTTTCGTCGGGGTCGAGGATGTCTTTGGCCGCCGGGATGCTCACCGCACAGATTCTAAGCGGACTCACCGAGATCCGTACCATGACTTCGATGGAGACCTACCAGCGAGCCGACCCGCTCATCGGCGCGGCGCTGGAAGGGCGCTACCGTGTCGACGCCGTGATCGCCACCGGCGGGATGTCCACGGTGTACCGCGGCCTGGACACCCGCCTGGACCGGCCGGTCGCGCTCAAGGTGATGGATTCGCGCTATTCCGGGGATGTCCAGTTCCTCACCCGGTTCCAGCGCGAGGCCAAGGCGGTGGCGCGGCTCAAGGGCGACGGCCTGGTGGCGGTGTACGACCAGGGCGGCGGAGCCCCTGGCGACGAGCCGCCGTTCCTGGTCATGGAACTGGTCGACGGGGGCACCCTGCGTGAACTGCTGCGCGAACGCGGGCCGATGCCGCCACACGCGGTCGCGGCGGTGTTGACGCCGATCTGCAACGGGTTGGCCGTCGCACACGCCGCGGGGCTGGTGCACCGCGATGTGAAACCGGAGAACGTGCTGATCTCCGATGACGGCGAGGTCAAGATCGCCGATTTCGGCCTGGTGCGGGCCGTCGCCGAGGCCGGAATCACCTCTACCAGCGTCATTCTCGGCACCGCCGCGTACCTGTCCCCCGAACAGGTCGGCTCCGGCGATTCGGACCCCCGCAGCGATGTGTACGCGGTGGGCATCCTGGCCTACGAACTGCTCACCGGGCGCACCCCGTTCACCGGGGACACCGCGCTGTCGGTGGCCTACCAGCGGATGGACAACGATGTGCCGCCGCCGAGTTCGGCCATCGCCGGGGTGCCCGCGCAGTTCGACGAACTGATCCGGCGGGCCACCGAACGCGACCCGGCCGCCCGGTTCGCCGACGCCGCGGAACTGGGCGATGCGCTGGGCGAGGTGATCGACGACCTCGGACTGCCCGCGTTCCGGG
It includes:
- a CDS encoding N-acetyltransferase — encoded protein: MPTYLVDLSADVMRRRLPEALSVYVEAMRYPRGTEEQRASMWLEHTRRVGWKAVAALDGAELLGVAYGYSGAPDQWWQQQVVHGLRRIGTDPDRAEALLGDYFELTELHIHPRAQGHGLGEALARRLLAGRTEAHVLLSTPEINGEANRAWRLYRRLGFGDVIRDYHFAGDPRAFAILGRSLPLD
- a CDS encoding LppM family (lipo)protein — encoded protein: MHARPRRHRLPALVLLLLILVPLAVGCVRVRASITVSPDDRVSGQIVAAAIPRDDDDKGPQLLNSLPFSNKVAVSRYERGDYVGSQAVFSDLTFAELPQLANMNRDAAGVDISLRRAGNLVILEGRVDLTSLSDPEADVSLSVSFPGEVTSTNGDQISSDVVEWKLKPGVVTTMNAQARYTDPSARSFTGAAISLGIGSLIVAGILASVAWVSRDQSPKIGAD
- the idsA2 gene encoding bifunctional (2E,6E)-farnesyl/geranyl diphosphate synthase codes for the protein MYTAAPSAAELVNAVVEQLRQYLAERRRDSAYIGPEYAELTAALEEFVLRGGKRVRPAFAYWGWRAVAGEDRQSDAQALRLFSALELLHACALAHDDVIDASATRRGLPTVHRHFADRHRTNSWLGSSEQFGLSAAILLGDLSLVWADDIVATADLPADAHVRVHKVWADIRTEVLGGQYLDIVAESSGADSVASAMNVNTYKTASYTVSRPLQLGAAAAADRPDVQAVFHQIGTDLGVAFQLRDDVLGVFGDPQVTGKPSGDDLRSGKRTVLLAEAVELAERSDPAAAKLLRESIGTELTDVAVKEVCMAIESVGALAAVESRIEMLNRRAIATLNEAQIDPQAKIGLAELASLASNRSA
- a CDS encoding alpha-(1->6)-mannopyranosyltransferase A translates to MTTPASVESTRRGLRTQLSRLLIFAASPEARPARLGFLGAALITAGGLGAGSTRLHDPLLESLHMSWLRFGHGLVLSSVLLWGGVALMLLAWMWLGRRVVDGTASQYTMLATTGFWLAPLLLSAPVFSRDTYSYLAQGALLRDGFDPYVVGPIENQNSLLDDVSPIWTTTTAPYGPAFILVAKFVTMIVGNNVVEGTMLLRLCMLPGLALLIWATPRIARHIGANSAAALWICVLNPLVIIHLMGGVHNEMLMVGLMMAAIALTFGGRPIIGVGFIATAVAVKATAGIALPFMVWVWMRRLRDTRGYRPVPAFAFATAASVAIFGAVFAVLSLLAGVGLGWLTALAGSVKIINWLTLPTATANLINAVGGLVMPVNFYAVLEVTRIIGIAIIAISLPLLWWRFRHTDRDALTGITLALGVVVLFVPAALPWYYTWPLAVLSTLWQSRAAIALIAGFSTWIMVIFKPDGSHGMYSWLHVALATACAVAAWYSLSRAPEEPAVSRPRPVPGQ
- a CDS encoding Rv2175c family DNA-binding protein, whose translation is MSIPAAKDILDPDETVLELAEVSKLLGVSVTKVHQHLRDGHLMAVRRNGSLVVPKVFFDEKGTVVKPLPGLLVVLKDGGFDVTEAMRWLFTPDSSLTLSRDGSTERLENARPVDALRSHQAREVLRRAQAMAY
- a CDS encoding protein kinase domain-containing protein codes for the protein MTSMETYQRADPLIGAALEGRYRVDAVIATGGMSTVYRGLDTRLDRPVALKVMDSRYSGDVQFLTRFQREAKAVARLKGDGLVAVYDQGGGAPGDEPPFLVMELVDGGTLRELLRERGPMPPHAVAAVLTPICNGLAVAHAAGLVHRDVKPENVLISDDGEVKIADFGLVRAVAEAGITSTSVILGTAAYLSPEQVGSGDSDPRSDVYAVGILAYELLTGRTPFTGDTALSVAYQRMDNDVPPPSSAIAGVPAQFDELIRRATERDPAARFADAAELGDALGEVIDDLGLPAFRVPAPNQSAQHRAATEFHSRMLQDRSTDRHPNVGTADARPPDPRRDTMVFTPAELPLAADSLRDEPEYQPVTGQFAGIEFEHFRWARQRSKRVLAAWVVIVLILAGMLAMGAWTLGNNLPNLI